The segment GCATCAGTATTTCTATCATTTCTTCCACCAAAAGTATAAAAGTCAATACTTTTCGAAAGCGGAATCTGTATGTTTGCCATCAGATTATAACTCTTGATTTCGGCATCCCCAAAACCTTTTCTGAAATCAAAAGAAGGACGAAGAGTTTTGTCTTTTGACAAATATTCTCCGGTGAAATTTGCAAATCCACCATTCTTTCCAATTTTAACACCATAATTGGCTCCGGCTTTTACCGAAAAACCATCATAGTTCTTGTCTTTTCCATAAGAGTTTCCGTTTCCGTTTTGGTCTAATCGAAAACCTGGCGTGTTTGGCGTTCCAGGAAGAAAATCGCCTTCGGCATCATTTCTGTAAATTCCGGTTGTAATCGCCCCATTGAATTCATTGACATTATCATTTAAAACAATATTAATTACACCCGCAATAGCATCAGAACCATATTGTGCAGCCGCACCATCACGAAGAATTTCTATTCTTTTGATAGCGGTTGCGGGAATAGCATTTAAATCGGTTCCGGTGTTACCACGACCACGGGTTCCAAATAAGTTGATTAACGAAGATTGGTGTCTTCTTTTTCCATTGATTAAAACCAAAGTTTGATCTGGTCCCATTCCTCTTAATGAAGCCGGGTCAATGTGGTCAGCTCCGTCAGAACCGGATTGTTTATTGGCATTAAATGAAGGTGCTAAATATTGAAGCAATTCGTTGATTTCAATTTTACCACTTTGTGTTGTGACATCTTTTACATTAATGATGTCGATTGGTACAGCCGAATTTACAACCGTTCGTTTGGTATTTCTGGAACCTACAATTTGTACTTCTTGTAGTGCCTCAACTTTTGTCGAATCCGATTTCGTTCCGGTGGGCTCATTTTGAGCAAAAACTACCGAAATCGGTGCAACCAATAATAGTAAAGTAATTTTTTTCATAAATGTTTGGTTTGATGTTAGTCCTGCAATTTAATATTTTTTTGATTGGTTTTTTAAGAAAATTACCGAAAAATTCATAAGTATTTAACACTTAGTCGATTAAATTTGTTTTTGTAATTGTCTTTTATTAAACTTGTTTACCCCAAATTTATGATATGAAAAGGATAATTCTATTATTGCTTTTGATATTCAGCAACAGCGTTTTATCTCAAAACGTCGAGAAAACAATTGTATTAATTGATTTCGACACCAATCTCCCTATAGAAGATGTAACCGTTTATATTGCAAAAACAAAACAGACTTTGTTAAGCAACGCAGAGGGAAAAGTTACTTTTGTCTTAAAAGGGATTTCTACAATACAAGCAACTCATTCCGCTTATAACGAAATCAAATTAAGATCCACACTCCTGAAAGAGAAAGTTAATGTGTTTTATTTAAAAAACAATGTGAACGGTTTGGACGAAATCATTGTTACCAAAAAGCATCCCCAAAAAATACTGAATGAATTGGTTCATAATTCCAAAAATAAATTAACGATTCCGGCACGATTAAAAGTCTATTCCAGAGAGTTTTTAAAGCTCAATGGGAATTATGCTTATTACAATGACGGACTGCTGAATTTTCAATTATATCGAAATGATAAAAATTTTAAGAACACAATTTTAATTGAGCAAAACAGATCTTATGGTTTATTAAATGATGAAATCAGAGATGATGCCTTGGGGTACAATCTGGATAACATCATGGAGAATTATTATAACTTTAAATACCTTAATCCTCTTTTAGATGTTGACAGCAAGTCAAAATATGATTTTTTGATTAAAACCTATTCCGCCAATTCTGATTATAATTTAATGGTTGTAACTCCCACAGAAGGTAATAAAGGTTTGCGTGATGATTACACCATACTTTACGACAGAACGAAAAAATTGATTGTAGAAGTAAGTACCATAGTTTCTCCAACTACACTCGCCAATGTTAAAGAGAAGAAAGTTGTTGGATCTAAAAATATTTATAAATCTTCTTTTAAAGCAATTTATAGAATTGAAGATTCCGAATATTATTTAATAGGTTCAAAAGAAGAAATCGGTTTTGAAAAAATTGAAAGAAAGAAAACAACCGATATCGAAGTTAAGAATTGCTTTGTAGTAACTCATTTCAATGATAAACCCTTCACTTACAAAGATTATGAGGCTTTTAAGGACAAAACATTGTACAATAAAAAGAACAGCATATTAACCAATTACTGGGATGTTTCCGGACTAACATCTACCCGTGAGGAGCAGAAAATAATTGCTTCCTTCGAAGATTAAGAATCAGCTGTCAAACCTCTTCCAAAAGCTTTTTGCTTCTTGATTTTATTACGCTATATTTGCACACTTTTTATAACAAAAATCAAAAATGAAAGCAGGAATTGTAGGATTACCAAACGTAGGGAAATCAACTTTATTTAATTGTTTGTCAAACGCAAAAGCACAAAGTGCCAATTTTCCGTTTTGTACTATCGAACCAAATATTGGTGTGGTAAATGTTCCTGATCCAAGAATAAACCGTTTGGAAGAATTGGTAAAACCGGAACGTGTTCAGATGGCAACTGTTGATATTGTTGATATTGCAGGTTTGGTAAAAGGAGCAAGCAAAGGTGAAGGTTTAGGAAATCAATTTCTTGCAAACATCAGAGAATGTAATGCAATAATTCACGTGTTGCGTTGTTTTGATAACGATAATATCATCCATGTTGATGGCAATGTAAATCCGATTCGCGATAAAGAAACCATCGATATTGAGTTGCAGTTGAAAGACTTGGAAACTGTTGAAAAACGTTTGGAAAAAGTAAATCGTGCGGCTAAAACAGGTAACAAGGAAGCGCAAACTGAAAAAGCCTTGTTAGACAGAATCCGTGAAGCGTTATTACAGGCAAAATCAGCCAGAACGGTTACGGCTCAAAGCAATGACGAAGAAGTTTTATTGGAAGATTTTCAATTGATTACCAACAAACCCGTTTTATACGTTTGTAATGTTGATGAAGATTCGGCTGCGACCGGAAATAAATATGTGGATCAGGTTCGTGAATTAGTAAAAGATGAAAACGCCGAAGTTATTGTTTTGGCTGTTGGAACTGAAGCGGATATAACCGAATTAGAAACCTATGAAGAACGTCAAATGTTCCTGGAAGATTTAGGTTTAAAAGAACCAGGTTCAGCAGTTTTGATTCGTGCGGCTTACAAACTTTTGAAACAACAAACTTATTTCACAGCCGGAGTTAAAGAAGTTCGTGCGTGGACAATAAACATTGGCGATACAGCACCAAAAGCGGCCGGAGTTATCCACACTGATTTTGAAAAAGGATTTATCCGTGCCGAAGTTATCGCGTTTGACGATTATTCTAATTTAGGTTCAGAAGCAAAAGCTAAAGAAGCCGGAAAGCTGAGAGTAGAAGGTAAAGAATACATTGTAAAAGACGGTGATGTGATGCATTTCCGTTTTAACGTTTAATTCGTTTTATGAAGAAATTAGTATTTACAATCTGTTTAGTTGCTTTGGTAAGCAATGGTATTTTTGCTCAAAGTAAAATTAGACTCGGAGTTAACGGCGGGATGACTTATTCCAGTTTCAGAGGCAATAAAGCTGCAGAAGAACTCGATGCAGGTTTTGATTTTTTAGTTGGAGTTTCTGTGGAATATCCACTCAAAGATAAATTGTCTCTATTGGCTAATTTGTCTTACGACAGAAAAACTGCAGCCGGAACTCCCAGTGGGTTTATTCCTAATCCTGAAGATCCTGCTATTGGGAACCTTAATGCAGAAGCTAATTATCAATATATTACGCTTCCGATAGTATTGAAATATAAAATCGGAGCTAAGCAAAGTTTTTATGCTGATGCTGGATTATTTGTTGGTTATTTGCTAAAATCTCAAACACATGAAGATTACTACAACTCTACTGATGACACAACAAGTTCAAATAAAAAGTTAGATGCCGGTTTGGTTCTGGGTTTCGGTAAAAATTTCAAACTTAAAAACAATCAGGAAATTACCATTGAGCTTAGAGAAAATCTCGGGTTGCTCAATACCAGTAAAGTGAATGTATCCGGAGGGAACTCAGTTAAAACAAATTCACTAAACTTGATTTTAGGTTATTCATTTGATATAAAATAAATTCACATTAAAAAAAGCAACCTGTAGAAATTCTACAGGTTTTTTTATGCTCAAAAACTGCCAACTGCTACTGAATAATGCCAACTATTTTTTGTCAATATCATTATTAATAACTTCTGATTTTATACTTTTATTTCCATGCGATTTCCACTATATTAGCACCAACTCGATAATTTTCAAATGTCAGATCAAAATCAATATACAGAAGACAATATCCGTTCGTTAGACTGGAAGGAACACATTCGTATGCGTCCCGGAATGTACATCGGAAAACTCGGTGACGGTTCTTCACCAGACGATGGTATTTATATTCTTCTCAAGGAAACCATTGACAACTGTATCGATGAGTTTGTCATGGGTGCAGGGAAAGTCATTGAAGTAACCATCAAAGACAAAATGGTTTCTGTGCGCGATTACGGTCGTGGCATTCCGTTAGGGAAAGTTGTTGATGTAGTTTCCAAAATGAATACCGGTGGAAAATACGATTCAAAAGCGTTTAAGAAATCGGTAGGTCTGAATGGAGTGGGAACCAAAGCGGTGAATGCGTTGTCCAATTATTTCCGTGTGGAATCGGTTCGTGACAACCAACAAAAAGCGGCTGAGTTCTCTGCCGGAAATCTTACCATCGAAGAAGATATAGTTGAATCAACCAAGCGAAGAGGAACCAAAGTTTCTTTCGTTGCCGATGAAACCATTTTCAAAAACTACAAATACCGTAACGAGTACATCATCAAGATGCTCAAAAATTACTGTTATTTAAATCGTGGTTTGACGATTTATTATAATGGTGAAAAATACTTCTCAGAATATGGACTAAAAGATTTATTGGAAGAAACCATCTCGGAAGATGATATGCAGTATCCGGTAATTCATTTGGAAGGCGAAGACATCGAAATCGCTTTGACACACAGTAAATCACAATATTCAGAAGAATACCATTCGTTTGTAAACGGCCAGAATACCACACAAGGAGGAACACATTTAGGTGCTTTCCGCGAAGCAATTGTAAAAACCATCAAAGAGTTTTATAACAAACCTTTTGAAGCTTCGGATATTCGTAAATCAATTGTTTCTGCGGTTGCAGTAAAAGTAGAAGAACCTGTTTTCGAATCACAAACAAAAACCAAATTGGGTTCTACCGAAATAGGTCCGAAAGGGCCATCGGTGCGTACATTCGTAAACGACTTTATCAAAACAAAACTTGATAACTTTTTGCATAAAAATCCTGAAGTTGCTGATTTATTACTGCGCAAGATTTTACAAGCCGAGAGAGAACGTAAAGAACTTTCAGGAATACGTAAATTAGCGAAAGACAGAGCAAAGAAATCAAGTCTACACAATAAAAAGCTACGTGACTGTCGTGTGCATTTAACCGATGCCAAAAACCCGAGAAGTTTAGAAAGCACATTGTTTATTACCGAGGGAGATTCGGCTTCGGGTTCGATTACCAAAAGCCGTGATGTGAATACTCAGGCGGTTTTTAGTTTACGTGGAAAGCCTTTGAACTCCTACGGAATGTCAAAGAAAATCGTCTACGAAAACGAAGAATTCAATTTGCTACAGGCCGCTTTGGATATCGAAGAAGACATGGGTGATTTGCGTTATAACAACATCGTAATCGCTACCGATGCCGATGTCGACGGTATGCACATTCGCTTATTGTTGATTACATTCTTCCTGCAGTTTTTCCCTGAGTTGATTAAGGACGGACATTTATACATTTTGCAAACGCCGTTATTCCGTGTGCGAAATAAAAAGGAAACCATCTATTGCTATAGCGACCAGGAACGTGTTGATGCGATTGAAAAACTAAAACCAAAACCTGAAATCACACGATTCAAAGGATTGGGAGAAATATCACCTGATGAGTTCAAGCATTTCATTGGTGAAAGCATCCGATTGGATCCGGTAATGTTAGATAAAGCCACGTCAATTGAGACATTACTTGAATTCTATATGGGTAAAAATACACCGGACAGACAGGTTTTCATTATCAATAATTTGAAAGTGGAATTGGATGTGGTGGAGAAAAATTAATTAAAAGATACTGAATAGTCAGCATAAATGAACAACGACGAAGAAGACGATATAATTCCAAACGAAGACGAGAACGAAAACAACGAATCGTTTGATGACGCTGCCGATGAAGGTTTTGAAGACCTCAAAGGTTCAGGTGATCATTTTTACGATCATGAAGAAGTCAATCCCGAAGATACCATTACCAAAGTTACAGGAATGTACAAGGATTGGTTTCTGGATTATGCTTCCTATGTAATTCTAGAGCGTGCTGTTCCTGCCATTGAAGATGGTTTCAAACCGGTACAGCGTCGTATCATGCATTCGATGAAGGAACTTGATGACGGGCGTTACAACAAAGTGGCGAACATTGTTGGACATACCATGCAGTATCATCCACACGGTGATGCGAGTATCGGTGATGCAATGGTTCAGATTGGTCAAAAGGATTTGATTATCGACATGCAGGGAAACTGGGGAAATATCCTCACAGGTGACAGCGCTGCAGCTTCGCGTTATATTGAAGCGCGTATTTCTAAGTTGGGCCACGATATTTTATATTCTCCAAAAATTACCCAATGGGGAATGTCTTATGACGGTCGACGTGCTGAACCAATAAATCTTCCGGTTAAGTTTCCGTTGTTATTGGCGCAAGGCGCAGAAGGAATTGCGGTTGGTTTATCCACGAAAGTGCTACCACACAATTTCATCGAGCTTATTGAATGTTCGATTAAGGTTTTAAAAAACAAACCATTTACGTTATTCCCTGATTTTCCAACAGCTGGAATTGCAGATGTCTCCAATTATAATGATGGTTTGCGTGGCGGACGTGTTCGTGTGCGTGCCAAAATTGGACAATTGGATAAACAAACCTTGGTGATTACCCAGATTCCGTTTTCAACCAATACTTCAACTTTGATTGATAGTATACTGAAAGCGAATGAAAAAGGAAAAATCAAAGTCAAAAAAATAGAAGACAATACGGCTGCCGAAGTAGAGATTTTAATCCATCTTCCGCCAGGCGTTTCTCCTGATAAAACTATTGATGCGCTTTATGCATTTACGGCCTGCGAAACTTCGGTGGCGCCATTAGGCTGTGTAATTGAAAATCATAAACCGTTGTTTATTGGTGTTTCTGATATGTTGAAAATTTCAACAAACAGAACGGTTGATTTGCTAAAACGTGAGTTGGAAATCCAGTTGGATGAACTCGAAAACAAATGGCATTTTGCTACGCTCGAAAAGATTTTCATTCGTGAGGAAATGTACATCGATTTCAAATTGTATTCCGACAGAGAAACACTTTATGTGTATATGTATGACCGTTTCAAACCTTTTTCTAAATCGTTTGTGCGCGAAATCAATGATGATGATTTGCAAAAGCTGACGCAGATTCCGATGATTCGTATTACGCGTTTTGATTCGGATAAAGCGGATGATGCAATTTCCAAACTGGAAGCAGAAATGGAAGAAGTAAAGCATCATTTGGCTCATATCATCGACTTTGCTATCGACTTTTTCCAAAAGCTAAAAGACAAATACGGAAAAGGCCGTGAACGTCAAACGGAACTGAGAAGTTTTGACAATATCGAAGCAACTAAAGTGGTTTTGCGAAACACCAAACTCTACGTAAACAAAGAAGAAGGTTTCTTTGGAACCGGTTTGAAGAAAGACGAATATGTAGCCGATTGTTCGGATATTGATGATGTGATTGTGTTCCTGCGTGACGGAAAAATGATGATTTCAAAAGTGGATGACAAGAAGTTTGTTGGGAAAGACATCATCCATATTGCGGTATTTGATAAGAACGACAAGCGTACCATTTACAATATGATTTATCGTGACGGAAAAAATGGTTCGACATTCATTAAACGTTTTAATGTTTCGGGCGTTACACGTGATAAGTTTTACGATTTGACTCAAGAAAAAGCAGGTTCGCAAGTCTTGTATTTCTCGCATAATCCAAACGGTGAAGCCGAAGTTATTACGGTTTTACTGCGTCAGGTTGGAAGCATCAAGAAACTGAAATGGGATTTGGATTTTGCCGATATTGCTATCAAAGGAAGAGCTTCACGCGGAAATACGGTAACCAAATATCCAATCAAGAAAATTGAATTAAAGGAAAAAGGAATTTCGAC is part of the Flavobacterium sangjuense genome and harbors:
- the ychF gene encoding redox-regulated ATPase YchF — encoded protein: MKAGIVGLPNVGKSTLFNCLSNAKAQSANFPFCTIEPNIGVVNVPDPRINRLEELVKPERVQMATVDIVDIAGLVKGASKGEGLGNQFLANIRECNAIIHVLRCFDNDNIIHVDGNVNPIRDKETIDIELQLKDLETVEKRLEKVNRAAKTGNKEAQTEKALLDRIREALLQAKSARTVTAQSNDEEVLLEDFQLITNKPVLYVCNVDEDSAATGNKYVDQVRELVKDENAEVIVLAVGTEADITELETYEERQMFLEDLGLKEPGSAVLIRAAYKLLKQQTYFTAGVKEVRAWTINIGDTAPKAAGVIHTDFEKGFIRAEVIAFDDYSNLGSEAKAKEAGKLRVEGKEYIVKDGDVMHFRFNV
- a CDS encoding porin family protein; the protein is MKKLVFTICLVALVSNGIFAQSKIRLGVNGGMTYSSFRGNKAAEELDAGFDFLVGVSVEYPLKDKLSLLANLSYDRKTAAGTPSGFIPNPEDPAIGNLNAEANYQYITLPIVLKYKIGAKQSFYADAGLFVGYLLKSQTHEDYYNSTDDTTSSNKKLDAGLVLGFGKNFKLKNNQEITIELRENLGLLNTSKVNVSGGNSVKTNSLNLILGYSFDIK
- a CDS encoding DNA topoisomerase IV subunit B, which translates into the protein MSDQNQYTEDNIRSLDWKEHIRMRPGMYIGKLGDGSSPDDGIYILLKETIDNCIDEFVMGAGKVIEVTIKDKMVSVRDYGRGIPLGKVVDVVSKMNTGGKYDSKAFKKSVGLNGVGTKAVNALSNYFRVESVRDNQQKAAEFSAGNLTIEEDIVESTKRRGTKVSFVADETIFKNYKYRNEYIIKMLKNYCYLNRGLTIYYNGEKYFSEYGLKDLLEETISEDDMQYPVIHLEGEDIEIALTHSKSQYSEEYHSFVNGQNTTQGGTHLGAFREAIVKTIKEFYNKPFEASDIRKSIVSAVAVKVEEPVFESQTKTKLGSTEIGPKGPSVRTFVNDFIKTKLDNFLHKNPEVADLLLRKILQAERERKELSGIRKLAKDRAKKSSLHNKKLRDCRVHLTDAKNPRSLESTLFITEGDSASGSITKSRDVNTQAVFSLRGKPLNSYGMSKKIVYENEEFNLLQAALDIEEDMGDLRYNNIVIATDADVDGMHIRLLLITFFLQFFPELIKDGHLYILQTPLFRVRNKKETIYCYSDQERVDAIEKLKPKPEITRFKGLGEISPDEFKHFIGESIRLDPVMLDKATSIETLLEFYMGKNTPDRQVFIINNLKVELDVVEKN
- a CDS encoding DNA gyrase/topoisomerase IV subunit A: MNNDEEDDIIPNEDENENNESFDDAADEGFEDLKGSGDHFYDHEEVNPEDTITKVTGMYKDWFLDYASYVILERAVPAIEDGFKPVQRRIMHSMKELDDGRYNKVANIVGHTMQYHPHGDASIGDAMVQIGQKDLIIDMQGNWGNILTGDSAAASRYIEARISKLGHDILYSPKITQWGMSYDGRRAEPINLPVKFPLLLAQGAEGIAVGLSTKVLPHNFIELIECSIKVLKNKPFTLFPDFPTAGIADVSNYNDGLRGGRVRVRAKIGQLDKQTLVITQIPFSTNTSTLIDSILKANEKGKIKVKKIEDNTAAEVEILIHLPPGVSPDKTIDALYAFTACETSVAPLGCVIENHKPLFIGVSDMLKISTNRTVDLLKRELEIQLDELENKWHFATLEKIFIREEMYIDFKLYSDRETLYVYMYDRFKPFSKSFVREINDDDLQKLTQIPMIRITRFDSDKADDAISKLEAEMEEVKHHLAHIIDFAIDFFQKLKDKYGKGRERQTELRSFDNIEATKVVLRNTKLYVNKEEGFFGTGLKKDEYVADCSDIDDVIVFLRDGKMMISKVDDKKFVGKDIIHIAVFDKNDKRTIYNMIYRDGKNGSTFIKRFNVSGVTRDKFYDLTQEKAGSQVLYFSHNPNGEAEVITVLLRQVGSIKKLKWDLDFADIAIKGRASRGNTVTKYPIKKIELKEKGISTLRPRKVWFDDTVQRLNVDGRGELLGEFRPNDRLLLINQSGKLKTIIPELTTHFDEDIVVMEKWNPNKPISAIYYDGEKERYFIKRFLVENENKEEIFITEHEKSQLEIVSTDWRPMAEIIYAKVKGVQKDNQTINLEEFIAVKGIKALGNQLTTDKLKQVNLLESLPYEEPEPEPAEEMEVSDETDVSDDIQTETGDDGQITLSLE